In a single window of the Nicotiana tomentosiformis chromosome 10, ASM39032v3, whole genome shotgun sequence genome:
- the LOC138900073 gene encoding protein PLASTID MOVEMENT IMPAIRED 15-like, with protein sequence MPPDSIRRLRDELEEGEEKLAYVLANVVIQQSSESAEVDKGNLAIILEQGKAETIPSRAKMVKGETEGKPSRAENDILRDELGVINISTDIHGFLDGLELATSEEIIRFGGLSASVLHHKAFLRIREEHGAEVWNLTKKSDSYKLLSEKLRADLVWQRLEQIGQLNSQVDELLDEAKKFKDIDVLALKREFVQVQLELAETQLRAAEENASVQIKKVKELQHRLDLATSNKAGLADELEVAKSEVAEANKRVDAKVSQFRIDVEVNQAKAKSMVEHAKWQAWREAFEEVSAQGFDVAAEIENAKAEETRARRLDFPEEDSKSLSKFEDGENPEDAASDEHQAT encoded by the exons ATGCCTCCGGACTCAATCCGCCGACTAAGGGATGAACTTGAAGAAGGAGAAGAGAAATTAGCCTATGTACTggctaatgttgtgatacaacaatccTCTGAATCGGCGGAGGTAGATAAGGGAAACCTGGCCATAATTCTTGAACAAGGAAAAGCCGAGACTATCCCTTCTCGAGCTAAGATGGTTAAGGGGGAGACCGAGGGAAAGCCTTCTCGGGCAGAAAACGATATCTTGAGGGATGAGCTCGGGGTAATCAACATTAGCACTGATATCCACGGCTTTCTGGATGGGCTCGAGTTAGCTACCTCGGAGGAGATTATCAGGTTCGGTGGATTATCG GCTTCAGTGTTGCATCACAAGGCTTTCCTCCGAATCCGGGAGGAGCATGGGGCCGAAGTTTGGAACCTCACTAAGAAGAGTGACtcctacaaacttcttagtgagaagcttcgGGCAGATTTG gttTGGCAGAGGCTTGAACAGATTGGACAACTCAATTCGCAGGTAGATGAGCTACTGGACGAGGCAAAAAAATTCAAAGATATAGACGTCCTTGCCTTGAAAAGGGAGTTCGTCCAAGTGCAATTGGAGTTGGCTGAGACCCAGCTTCGGGCTGCAGAAGAAAATGCCTCGGTGCAGATCAAGAAGGTTAAGGAGCTTCAACATCGATTGGATTTGGCCACTTCTAATAAGGCAGGCTTGGCcgatgaactcgaagtggccaaaTCCGAGGTGGCCGAGGCAAATAAAAGAGTTGATGCTAAAGTGTcccagttcaggatcgatgttgaggtcaatcaggccaaggccaagagcatggtcgaacatgctaaATGGCAGGCTTGGAGGGAAGCTTTCGAGGAGGTCagtgctcagggcttcgatgttgcGGCCGAAATTGAAAATGCCAAGGCGGAGGAAACCAGAGCCCGAAGGCTGGActtccctgaggaagactccAAGAGCTTGAGCAAATTTGAGGACGGAGAAAATCCCGAGGACGCAGCCTCCGATGAACATCAAGCCACTTAG